One Orcinus orca chromosome 7, mOrcOrc1.1, whole genome shotgun sequence genomic window carries:
- the INSIG2 gene encoding insulin-induced gene 2 protein isoform X1, protein MAEGETQSPGPKKCGPYISSVTSRTVNLMIRGVVLFFIGVFLALVLNLLQIQRNVTLFPPDVIASIFSSAWWVPPCCGTASAVIGLLYPCIDRHLGEPHKFKREWSSVMRCVAVFVGINHASAKVDFDNNIQLSLTLAALSIGLWWTFDRSRSGFGLGIGIAFLATLVTQLLVYNGVYQYTSPDFLYVRSWLPCIFFAGGITMGNIGRQLAMILLEVKVISRRVYQHQIVLSLNLEEYI, encoded by the exons ATGGCGGAAGGAGAGACACAGTCACCTGGGCCCAAAAAGTGTGGTCCCTATATCTCATCTGTCACTAGCCGAACTGTGAACTTGATGATTCGAGGAGTAGTGctgttttttattggagtatttctTGCATTAGTGTTAAATTTACTTCAGATTCAGAGAAATGTGACGCTCTTTCCACCTGATGTGATTGCAAGCATCTTTTCTTCAGCATGGTGGGTACCGCCATGCTGTGGCACAGCTTCAG ccgTGATTGGGTTATTAtacccctgcattgacaggcatcTAGGAGAACcacataaatttaaaagagagTGGTCCAGTGTAATGCGGTGTGTAGCCGTCTTTGTTGGTATAAATCATGCCAGCGCT AAAGTGGATTTTGATAACAACATACAGTTGTCTCTCACACTGGCTGCACTATCCATTGGACTGTGGTGGACTTTTGATAGATCTAGAAGTGGTTTTGGCCTTGGAATAGGAATTGCTTTCTTGGCAACTTTGGTCACTCAACTGCTAGTCTATAATGGTGTTTATCA ATATACATCTCCAGATTTTCTCTATGTTCGCTCTTGGTTACCATGTATATTTTTTGCTGGAGGCATAACAATGGGAAACATCGGTCGACAGCTGGCAATG ATTTTGCTGGAGGTGAAAGTGATCAGCAGGAGAGTTTATCAGCATCAAATTGTTTTGAGTCTAAATCTGGAAGAATACATATAA
- the INSIG2 gene encoding insulin-induced gene 2 protein isoform X3, translated as MRCVAVFVGINHASAKVDFDNNIQLSLTLAALSIGLWWTFDRSRSGFGLGIGIAFLATLVTQLLVYNGVYQYTSPDFLYVRSWLPCIFFAGGITMGNIGRQLAMYECKVIAEKSHQE; from the exons ATGCGGTGTGTAGCCGTCTTTGTTGGTATAAATCATGCCAGCGCT AAAGTGGATTTTGATAACAACATACAGTTGTCTCTCACACTGGCTGCACTATCCATTGGACTGTGGTGGACTTTTGATAGATCTAGAAGTGGTTTTGGCCTTGGAATAGGAATTGCTTTCTTGGCAACTTTGGTCACTCAACTGCTAGTCTATAATGGTGTTTATCA ATATACATCTCCAGATTTTCTCTATGTTCGCTCTTGGTTACCATGTATATTTTTTGCTGGAGGCATAACAATGGGAAACATCGGTCGACAGCTGGCAATG TATGAATGTAAAGTTATCGCAGAAAAATCTCATCAAGAATGA
- the INSIG2 gene encoding insulin-induced gene 2 protein isoform X2, giving the protein MAEGETQSPGPKKCGPYISSVTSRTVNLMIRGVVLFFIGVFLALVLNLLQIQRNVTLFPPDVIASIFSSAWWVPPCCGTASAVIGLLYPCIDRHLGEPHKFKREWSSVMRCVAVFVGINHASAKVDFDNNIQLSLTLAALSIGLWWTFDRSRSGFGLGIGIAFLATLVTQLLVYNGVYQYTSPDFLYVRSWLPCIFFAGGITMGNIGRQLAMYECKVIAEKSHQE; this is encoded by the exons ATGGCGGAAGGAGAGACACAGTCACCTGGGCCCAAAAAGTGTGGTCCCTATATCTCATCTGTCACTAGCCGAACTGTGAACTTGATGATTCGAGGAGTAGTGctgttttttattggagtatttctTGCATTAGTGTTAAATTTACTTCAGATTCAGAGAAATGTGACGCTCTTTCCACCTGATGTGATTGCAAGCATCTTTTCTTCAGCATGGTGGGTACCGCCATGCTGTGGCACAGCTTCAG ccgTGATTGGGTTATTAtacccctgcattgacaggcatcTAGGAGAACcacataaatttaaaagagagTGGTCCAGTGTAATGCGGTGTGTAGCCGTCTTTGTTGGTATAAATCATGCCAGCGCT AAAGTGGATTTTGATAACAACATACAGTTGTCTCTCACACTGGCTGCACTATCCATTGGACTGTGGTGGACTTTTGATAGATCTAGAAGTGGTTTTGGCCTTGGAATAGGAATTGCTTTCTTGGCAACTTTGGTCACTCAACTGCTAGTCTATAATGGTGTTTATCA ATATACATCTCCAGATTTTCTCTATGTTCGCTCTTGGTTACCATGTATATTTTTTGCTGGAGGCATAACAATGGGAAACATCGGTCGACAGCTGGCAATG TATGAATGTAAAGTTATCGCAGAAAAATCTCATCAAGAATGA